The Candidatus Zixiibacteriota bacterium genome includes a window with the following:
- the kdsA gene encoding 3-deoxy-8-phosphooctulonate synthase codes for MERVQRGEFFLIAGPCVIESEEICLRTAEKVAELAAKHGIPYIFKSSYKKANRTSLNSPTGPGLDEGLKILQAVKEKTGLPVLTDIHETSEIKAVAEVADVLQIPAFLCRQTDLIVAAGQTGRWVNIKKGQFLAPDDMTKVAAKAQSDKVMLTERGSSFGYHNLVVDFRSLLIMRRTGFKIVYDVTHSLQLPSGAGETSTGQPEFVIPMARAGVAVGIDGLFIETHPNPKEALSDAGAMLPLDRMPHLLDEINRIRQSGPNV; via the coding sequence ATGGAGCGTGTCCAGCGTGGGGAGTTTTTTCTCATTGCCGGACCGTGCGTTATCGAGTCGGAAGAAATCTGTCTCCGAACCGCCGAAAAAGTAGCCGAATTGGCCGCCAAACACGGTATTCCCTACATTTTCAAAAGCTCTTACAAAAAAGCCAATCGCACTTCACTCAACTCACCGACCGGACCGGGGCTCGATGAAGGGCTCAAAATCCTCCAGGCCGTAAAGGAAAAAACCGGTTTACCGGTTCTGACCGATATTCACGAGACATCTGAGATCAAAGCAGTGGCCGAAGTGGCCGATGTCCTCCAGATCCCGGCTTTTCTCTGTCGGCAGACCGACCTGATCGTCGCCGCCGGGCAAACCGGCCGCTGGGTCAATATCAAAAAAGGACAGTTCTTGGCCCCGGACGACATGACCAAGGTGGCGGCCAAAGCTCAATCCGACAAGGTGATGCTGACCGAGCGCGGATCGTCATTCGGTTATCACAACCTGGTGGTCGATTTCCGCTCGCTGTTGATCATGCGTCGCACCGGATTCAAAATCGTCTACGATGTGACCCACTCGCTGCAGCTCCCCTCGGGAGCCGGGGAGACCTCGACCGGCCAGCCCGAGTTCGTGATTCCAATGGCTCGCGCCGGGGTAGCGGTGGGGATCGACGGTCTCTTTATCGAAACGCACCCCAATCCCAAAGAAGCGCTGTCCGATGCCGGAGCGATGCTTCCCCTGGACCGGATGCCGCACCTGCTCGATGAAATCAACCGCATTCGGCAGTCAGGACCGAACGTATGA
- a CDS encoding DUF4430 domain-containing protein, with product MRPILQPELSNQKALLGTRSLILLAMAALTVTMILAACSSDDQPEPPGGVDFVYLQPDNPRDSVVIEMTGVDSLTVLQLLQKAFKVKNMTSVQGAFVTHIDEVGGPDGYFWIYTVNDEILPTACDRVTPDNGDVIRWYYRHGGMKEE from the coding sequence ATGAGACCGATTTTGCAGCCGGAGCTATCGAACCAGAAGGCTCTCCTTGGAACCAGGTCATTAATCCTGCTGGCGATGGCTGCCCTGACCGTTACCATGATCCTCGCGGCCTGTTCCAGCGACGATCAGCCGGAACCACCCGGTGGTGTGGATTTTGTCTATCTCCAGCCCGATAACCCCCGCGACTCGGTCGTGATCGAAATGACCGGCGTGGACTCCCTCACTGTTCTGCAACTGCTTCAAAAAGCGTTCAAGGTCAAGAACATGACTTCAGTGCAGGGAGCATTCGTGACTCATATCGACGAGGTCGGCGGGCCGGACGGGTATTTCTGGATTTACACCGTTAACGATGAAATACTCCCCACCGCCTGTGACCGGGTAACTCCCGACAACGGTGATGTGATTCGATGGTATTATCGCCATGGTGGAATGAAAGAAGAATAA
- a CDS encoding carbohydrate-binding domain-containing protein: MKMNKLWLWLMCAMATIALTACDNDTVTDTNDEENNNNDYDSVNVTDHEDLNDYVWDESEVVEVQFNGSSIQANDDGIEINGSVMTVTAAGTYRFNGNLSNGQVIVDTDDEEVVRLILNGASINCTTSAPIHVADAEKVVIILPEGTESSLVDGSSYYYDDPGEDEPNAALFSKADLTIYGGGLLRIDGNYNDAVASKDGLIIAGAQVEVTSVDDGIRGKDYLIVRGGEVTVNADGDGLKSTNDEDSGRGYVAIEEGTVDITAGGDAIDAATDALITGGTISIVSGGGSSYSVSGDASAKGIKAEVLVQIDGGTIDVSAADDAVHSNNVLIVNGGSLTLSSADDGIHADSDLTIEDGKINITKCYEGIESADGDITINGGEMHIVSSDDAINVAGGGDSGPGQPVASGDYLYVNGGYIAITSVGDGIDINGSIRMSDGIIIINGPTSSGNGAIDYDASFSITGGYLLALGSSGMAQGPGSSSSQCSVMMTFWSTQRAGKLLNLQTTSGETLFTFMPSKSYQSVVFSSSSLKTGSTYNVYTGGSTTGTAVDGLYSGGTYTPGSQLVSFTQKATVTKVSM, encoded by the coding sequence ATGAAAATGAACAAGTTGTGGCTGTGGCTGATGTGCGCCATGGCGACAATCGCACTGACGGCCTGCGACAATGATACAGTAACGGACACAAACGATGAAGAGAACAACAACAACGACTACGATTCGGTCAATGTTACTGATCATGAAGATTTGAACGACTATGTCTGGGATGAGTCGGAGGTTGTCGAAGTCCAGTTCAACGGCAGCAGTATTCAGGCGAACGATGATGGAATCGAGATTAACGGCAGCGTGATGACCGTGACTGCGGCGGGGACATATCGTTTCAATGGGAACCTTAGCAACGGACAGGTTATTGTCGATACCGATGACGAGGAAGTGGTAAGGCTGATCCTGAACGGAGCATCGATAAATTGCACTACCAGCGCACCGATACATGTCGCCGATGCCGAGAAAGTGGTGATCATCCTTCCGGAAGGAACCGAGAGCAGTCTTGTTGACGGATCATCCTACTACTACGATGACCCGGGTGAAGATGAACCAAACGCGGCTCTGTTCAGCAAGGCCGATTTGACGATATACGGCGGCGGGTTGTTGCGCATCGATGGTAATTACAACGACGCCGTCGCAAGCAAGGACGGTTTGATCATTGCCGGAGCACAGGTTGAAGTGACCTCGGTCGACGACGGTATTCGCGGTAAGGATTATCTTATCGTCAGGGGGGGAGAAGTAACGGTCAACGCCGACGGTGACGGTCTCAAATCAACCAACGATGAAGATAGCGGTCGGGGATATGTGGCAATCGAAGAAGGCACCGTTGATATTACGGCGGGCGGAGATGCTATCGACGCCGCCACCGATGCATTAATTACGGGCGGGACAATTTCCATAGTCTCGGGCGGCGGCAGCAGCTACAGCGTCAGCGGTGATGCCTCGGCTAAGGGGATCAAGGCGGAGGTGTTGGTACAAATCGATGGCGGCACGATCGATGTGAGTGCGGCCGACGATGCTGTTCATTCCAATAATGTCCTGATCGTTAACGGCGGTTCACTCACTCTGTCTTCCGCTGATGACGGTATCCATGCCGACAGCGATTTGACAATCGAAGATGGAAAGATAAACATCACAAAATGTTACGAGGGAATCGAAAGCGCGGACGGGGATATCACTATCAACGGCGGTGAGATGCATATCGTATCGAGTGACGACGCAATCAACGTGGCCGGCGGCGGCGATTCCGGACCGGGTCAGCCGGTAGCCTCAGGCGATTATCTGTACGTCAACGGTGGCTACATAGCGATTACCTCGGTCGGGGACGGTATTGATATCAACGGGTCCATTCGCATGTCCGACGGAATCATCATTATCAACGGCCCTACTTCTTCCGGCAACGGTGCTATCGATTATGATGCTTCGTTTTCGATAACCGGCGGGTATCTGCTGGCCCTGGGAAGTTCCGGCATGGCACAGGGGCCGGGGAGTTCCTCATCGCAATGCTCGGTCATGATGACTTTCTGGAGCACACAACGGGCGGGGAAACTGCTTAATCTGCAAACGACCTCGGGTGAGACGCTCTTTACCTTCATGCCGTCCAAGTCGTACCAGTCGGTGGTGTTCTCGTCGTCTTCGCTTAAAACGGGATCAACCTATAACGTCTACACCGGCGGCAGCACGACCGGCACGGCGGTAGACGGTCTTTATAGTGGGGGAACTTACACTCCCGGCAGCCAGCTAGTGAGCTTTACTCAGAAAGCAACCGTTACGAAGGTGAGTATGTAG
- a CDS encoding lamin tail domain-containing protein — MHRKLTLTCLLVLLLSPVLSASLAPGTHPMFDGDAVHEIHLTFYDSNWYDLCAYNYEHYDDIPYIAAQFDWEDVHFDSIGVRFKGLSSYSYPGVKKPFKLDIDEYVEGQTVYGLDKLNLNNCYSDPSFVREICAYELCEALGLATVRTNYANLYINGTLWGVYVLVEQFDQEMIESRYGESEEGNLWKGDDHGSLEYLGTNQSSYYSSYELKTNEEENDWSDLIEFCDVLNNTSLAMLPDTMHNIVDVNSAMAMLAIDNFTVNLDSYVGRCANYYVYHRDVDDRMVFAKWDLNMAWGVYNDGMTSTQLKQLSPYYYNQQFGQERPLAERFYQISAYDYLYLGHMKKLMAGPAYPDTLFARMEELRDLVRPYVYADPNCMYTTTQFENAMTTDIGGGPGGGGGMAAPGLQPFIQARHTYLTNLIGSWTRIDGLVINELMASNNTTASDEFGDFDDWIEVANISESAISLNGLGLTDHWEGSPDYVFPDTTLQPGEYIVVWADEEPGEGSLHAPFKLDGDGEEVFLIDDDVVVDQVTFPALASDVSWGRWANGTGAWQLMSVATPGAENQNSSNPETVVLYINEFLALNDSVIMDETDTYEDWVEIYNPGPDPVDMLGLFLTDDLTNTTQWSFPDTTLEAGGFMLVWCDNDEEDGPLHTNFKLSGDGEEIGLFGRLASGNELIDSYTFGVQTTDTSEGRSTDGGATWVFFDTPTPGASNTASETVTLYINEFLADNASINMDETSSYEDWVEIYNPGPDPVNMLGLYLTDDLTNTTQWSFPDTTLEAGGFMLVWCDDDEEDGPLHTNFKLGASGEAIGLFGRLASGNELIDSYTFGAQTTDISEGRLPDGSSNWIFFDTPTPGASNVVSETVTLYINEFLADNASINMDETSSYEDWVEIYNPGPNAVDMSGLYLTDDLANTTQWSFPDTTLEAGGFMLVWCDNDEEDGPLHANFKLGASGESIGIFGRLTAGNELIDSYTFGAQTTDTSEGRLPDGSSNWVFFGTPTPGASNVVPETITLYINEFLADNDGVNMDETSSYEDWVEIYNPGPNAVDMTGLFLTDDLANTTQWPFPDTTLEAGGFMLVWCDDDSEDGPLHANFKLGASGEAIGLFGRLTAGNEVIDSYTFGAQTTDTSEGRWPDGGSSWIFFDTPTPGASNVVIGDDCCLNRADINHSGGAPDIADLVYLVTYMFQSGPAPLCDDPDGVVCIDHYYAEADINGDGGCDPDISDLVYLVSYMFSSGPAPVACP, encoded by the coding sequence ATGCATAGGAAACTGACCCTAACCTGTCTGCTTGTATTGCTGCTGTCGCCGGTACTGTCGGCCAGTCTGGCGCCAGGCACCCATCCCATGTTCGACGGCGACGCCGTACATGAAATTCACCTTACTTTCTACGATAGCAACTGGTACGATCTATGTGCTTATAACTACGAGCATTATGACGACATCCCATACATCGCGGCTCAGTTCGACTGGGAAGATGTGCACTTCGACAGTATCGGGGTGCGTTTTAAGGGATTGAGCAGCTATTCCTATCCGGGAGTGAAGAAACCGTTCAAGCTGGATATCGACGAATACGTCGAAGGACAGACTGTTTACGGTTTAGATAAACTCAACCTGAATAACTGTTATTCCGATCCCAGCTTCGTACGTGAAATTTGCGCTTACGAGTTATGTGAAGCGCTCGGCCTGGCGACGGTTCGCACCAACTACGCCAACCTGTATATCAACGGCACCTTATGGGGTGTCTATGTACTGGTTGAGCAGTTCGATCAGGAAATGATCGAGAGCCGTTACGGTGAGAGCGAAGAAGGCAATCTCTGGAAAGGTGACGATCACGGTTCGCTCGAATATCTCGGCACCAACCAGTCATCCTATTACAGTTCTTACGAACTAAAGACCAATGAAGAGGAAAACGACTGGTCGGATCTGATCGAGTTCTGTGACGTGCTCAACAACACTTCGCTGGCGATGCTTCCTGATACGATGCATAACATAGTCGATGTCAACTCCGCTATGGCGATGCTGGCGATCGACAATTTTACGGTCAATCTTGACAGTTATGTCGGGCGTTGCGCCAACTACTACGTGTATCACCGTGATGTCGATGACCGCATGGTTTTCGCCAAATGGGACTTGAATATGGCCTGGGGCGTGTATAATGACGGCATGACCTCAACACAGTTAAAACAATTATCACCGTATTATTACAATCAGCAGTTCGGCCAGGAACGACCGTTGGCCGAACGATTTTATCAGATTTCCGCTTATGATTACCTCTACCTGGGGCACATGAAAAAGCTCATGGCGGGTCCGGCTTATCCCGACACCCTGTTTGCCCGGATGGAAGAACTGCGCGATCTGGTAAGACCCTACGTTTATGCCGATCCCAACTGCATGTACACAACCACCCAGTTCGAGAATGCCATGACAACCGACATCGGCGGTGGCCCGGGCGGCGGCGGCGGTATGGCTGCTCCCGGCTTGCAACCTTTTATCCAGGCCCGTCATACCTATTTGACCAACCTGATTGGCTCCTGGACACGGATCGACGGACTGGTAATCAACGAACTGATGGCCTCCAACAACACGACGGCATCGGACGAATTCGGTGATTTCGATGATTGGATCGAAGTAGCCAATATCAGCGAAAGTGCTATTTCGCTTAACGGACTCGGACTGACCGACCATTGGGAAGGCAGCCCCGATTATGTGTTTCCCGATACTACCCTCCAGCCCGGCGAGTACATCGTGGTATGGGCGGATGAAGAGCCGGGCGAGGGTAGTCTTCACGCCCCGTTCAAACTGGACGGCGACGGCGAAGAAGTTTTTCTGATTGACGACGATGTTGTGGTCGATCAGGTGACATTCCCGGCGCTGGCCTCCGATGTGAGTTGGGGTCGCTGGGCTAACGGCACCGGGGCCTGGCAATTGATGAGTGTTGCCACTCCCGGCGCTGAGAATCAAAACTCCAGCAATCCCGAAACGGTAGTCCTGTATATCAACGAATTCCTCGCCCTCAACGACAGTGTCATCATGGATGAGACCGACACCTACGAGGACTGGGTCGAGATATACAATCCCGGACCGGACCCGGTTGACATGCTTGGCCTGTTCCTGACCGACGACCTGACCAACACCACGCAATGGTCCTTCCCGGACACGACGCTCGAAGCCGGCGGTTTCATGCTGGTCTGGTGCGACAACGATGAAGAAGACGGCCCGTTGCATACCAATTTCAAACTGAGCGGGGACGGTGAAGAGATCGGTCTGTTCGGACGACTGGCCTCGGGCAACGAACTGATCGACAGCTACACCTTCGGAGTGCAGACAACCGACACCAGTGAAGGCCGGTCGACCGACGGAGGCGCAACCTGGGTTTTCTTCGATACGCCCACACCGGGAGCATCGAACACGGCGTCGGAAACCGTCACGCTCTACATCAACGAATTCCTCGCCGACAACGCCAGCATCAACATGGATGAGACCAGCTCTTACGAAGATTGGGTCGAGATATACAACCCCGGGCCTGATCCGGTAAATATGCTCGGGCTGTACCTGACCGATGATCTGACTAACACCACCCAGTGGTCCTTCCCGGATACCACGCTCGAAGCCGGTGGCTTCATGCTGGTCTGGTGTGACGATGATGAAGAGGATGGGCCCCTTCATACTAATTTCAAGTTAGGCGCCAGTGGTGAGGCAATTGGCTTGTTCGGACGACTGGCTTCAGGTAATGAACTAATCGACAGTTATACTTTCGGAGCCCAGACAACCGACATCAGTGAGGGACGTTTACCCGACGGCAGCAGCAACTGGATTTTCTTCGACACTCCCACCCCGGGAGCCTCGAACGTGGTGTCGGAAACGGTCACGCTCTACATCAACGAATTCCTCGCCGACAACGCCAGCATCAATATGGATGAGACCAGCTCTTACGAAGACTGGGTGGAGATATACAATCCCGGACCGAACGCGGTGGATATGTCCGGCCTGTACCTGACTGACGATCTGGCTAACACCACCCAGTGGTCTTTCCCGGATACTACGCTCGAAGCCGGCGGCTTCATGCTGGTCTGGTGTGACAATGATGAAGAGGACGGTCCCCTTCATGCTAATTTCAAGTTAGGCGCCAGTGGTGAATCAATCGGCATATTCGGACGCTTGACCGCAGGTAATGAACTGATCGACAGCTACACCTTCGGAGCTCAGACCACCGATACCAGTGAGGGACGTTTACCCGACGGCAGCAGTAATTGGGTATTCTTTGGCACCCCGACGCCGGGAGCCTCGAACGTGGTACCGGAAACGATCACACTCTACATCAATGAATTCCTGGCCGACAACGACGGCGTCAATATGGATGAGACCAGCTCTTACGAAGACTGGGTCGAGATATACAATCCCGGACCGAACGCGGTTGATATGACCGGCCTGTTTCTAACCGATGACCTGGCTAACACCACCCAATGGCCTTTCCCGGATACTACACTGGAAGCCGGCGGATTTATGCTGGTCTGGTGCGATGATGACAGTGAAGATGGTCCTCTTCATGCTAATTTCAAGTTAGGCGCCAGTGGTGAGGCAATCGGTCTGTTCGGGCGACTGACGGCAGGCAATGAAGTGATCGACAGCTACACCTTCGGGGCTCAGACCACCGATACCAGTGAGGGACGTTGGCCTGATGGCGGCTCCAGTTGGATCTTCTTCGATACACCGACTCCGGGAGCATCGAACGTAGTGATCGGTGATGACTGCTGTTTGAACCGGGCGGACATCAACCACAGCGGCGGCGCTCCCGATATCGCAGACCTGGTTTACCTGGTAACCTATATGTTCCAGAGTGGACCGGCGCCGTTATGCGACGATCCCGACGGAGTGGTTTGCATCGACCATTACTATGCGGAAGCGGACATCAACGGAGACGGGGGCTGCGATCCGGATATCTCTGATCTGGTTTACCTGGTCTCCTACATGTTCAGCTCCGGCCCGGCGCCGGTGGCATGTCCGTAA
- a CDS encoding DUF4956 domain-containing protein has translation MFNDLQGLNLFPTTTADIIVNIIVALICSLFIAWLYRRTQQGPGYSANFAHSIVLLSMITALVIMVIGNNLARAFGLVGAMSIIRFRTAVKETRDIIFIFFGLAVGMAAGVGYHRLAILGALVIGLIVYLLSKAAVGVPQKREYLLQFFYTPNGDTSPPYLSVMDKHCRHHKVINVRSSGASDTLELAYYVQLRQENRSNEFISELKHLRDLRGVSLFFDEEKF, from the coding sequence ATGTTTAACGACCTGCAGGGATTGAACCTGTTCCCTACGACAACAGCAGATATCATTGTAAACATCATTGTAGCCCTTATATGTAGTTTGTTCATAGCCTGGCTCTATCGACGGACACAACAGGGGCCGGGTTATTCCGCCAACTTTGCGCATTCGATTGTTTTGCTGTCGATGATTACGGCGCTGGTGATAATGGTGATCGGCAACAATCTCGCCCGGGCGTTTGGATTAGTGGGGGCGATGTCGATCATCCGTTTTCGGACTGCCGTGAAAGAAACTCGCGATATCATTTTTATATTTTTCGGCCTTGCGGTGGGAATGGCAGCCGGTGTCGGTTATCATCGACTGGCAATCCTCGGTGCTCTGGTAATCGGTCTGATCGTTTATTTGTTGTCGAAAGCAGCGGTCGGAGTACCACAAAAAAGAGAATATCTGCTTCAGTTTTTCTATACGCCCAACGGGGATACCTCACCGCCGTATTTATCGGTTATGGATAAACATTGTCGACATCACAAGGTCATCAATGTGAGGTCCTCGGGAGCATCGGATACCCTGGAGCTGGCCTACTACGTTCAATTGCGACAGGAAAACCGAAGCAACGAATTCATTAGCGAATTGAAACATCTGCGTGATCTGCGCGGAGTTAGCTTATTTTTCGACGAAGAGAAATTTTAG
- a CDS encoding polyphosphate polymerase domain-containing protein has product MEAPFRLEYKYLVPDYLRDTIRDEIRPFVEFDPFARDRAEHEYTVRSIYFDTRHMACYCEKIEGLKTRKKFRIRGYDRPANDNIVFLEIKRKQVNYIAKNRAALRWKDVPSVLSSHTPERYILADDSNGDSLNNAARFLYNFHRFALGSTILIVYEREAFQGVFDHALRITFDKNIRSNPFPSLEDLFSDEPLRSALPGYFIMEVKFAGGLPQWIMSLIERYQLPRLALSKYAICLDSHGRCSSAHLRSFDDSTTGRAVNMTNPRGARYV; this is encoded by the coding sequence ATGGAAGCACCGTTTCGTCTCGAATACAAGTACCTCGTTCCTGACTATCTACGGGATACGATTCGCGATGAAATCAGGCCATTCGTCGAATTCGATCCCTTCGCCCGAGACAGGGCCGAACATGAATACACCGTTCGCAGTATTTACTTCGACACCAGGCACATGGCCTGTTATTGCGAAAAAATTGAGGGACTGAAAACACGTAAGAAGTTTCGCATACGGGGCTACGATCGCCCAGCCAACGACAACATAGTATTTTTGGAGATCAAACGTAAACAGGTCAATTACATAGCCAAGAACCGAGCGGCGTTGCGGTGGAAGGATGTTCCATCGGTGTTAAGTTCACATACTCCGGAAAGATACATCCTCGCCGACGACAGCAACGGTGATTCGCTTAATAATGCCGCTCGCTTCCTTTATAATTTCCATCGTTTCGCTCTCGGGTCGACGATATTGATCGTATACGAACGCGAGGCATTTCAAGGTGTCTTCGATCATGCTCTCCGTATTACATTCGATAAGAATATCCGCAGCAATCCTTTCCCTTCGCTTGAGGATCTCTTCAGCGACGAGCCGCTGAGAAGTGCTCTTCCCGGTTATTTCATAATGGAAGTTAAATTTGCCGGCGGTCTTCCTCAATGGATCATGTCGCTTATCGAACGTTATCAACTGCCACGACTGGCTCTTTCGAAATATGCAATATGCCTGGATTCACACGGTCGCTGTTCAAGTGCTCATCTACGGTCATTTGACGATTCTACAACAGGGAGAGCCGTGAACATGACTAACCCACGAGGGGCTCGCTATGTTTAA
- a CDS encoding periplasmic heavy metal sensor gives MTEVQKNNQTRYGIGIIIVLVCLNIVSVTLLWFQYFDRPPQPQERGNDPQDFLIQELQFDAQQADSLRTMRCEYMHFTDSIRLQVAQLNEQLFSEVFADNPDTVLVNRVAEEIGSRQSEIQQMLFAHFEQIRQICRPEQEERLKGLILNIFQGGRIPPPERMEGNPFTPPEPPMDGRDGRMPPPMGDRKPPPQDKERTQDR, from the coding sequence ATGACCGAGGTGCAAAAGAACAATCAAACCAGGTATGGTATCGGAATTATCATTGTACTGGTATGCCTGAACATCGTCTCGGTGACGTTGCTTTGGTTTCAGTATTTTGATCGACCGCCACAGCCGCAGGAGCGCGGCAATGATCCACAGGATTTTCTGATTCAAGAACTCCAGTTCGACGCACAGCAGGCTGATTCTCTGAGAACGATGCGTTGTGAGTATATGCACTTCACGGACTCGATAAGACTTCAGGTGGCTCAGTTGAACGAACAGCTTTTCAGTGAGGTATTTGCCGATAATCCCGACACCGTACTGGTCAATCGGGTGGCTGAGGAAATAGGCTCCAGGCAGTCGGAAATACAGCAGATGCTGTTCGCACATTTCGAGCAGATAAGGCAGATATGTCGACCGGAGCAGGAAGAGCGACTGAAAGGTCTCATTCTTAACATCTTCCAGGGAGGACGTATCCCTCCTCCCGAACGCATGGAAGGTAATCCGTTCACTCCTCCCGAACCGCCAATGGATGGTCGAGATGGAAGAATGCCGCCCCCCATGGGTGACAGAAAACCACCGCCACAGGATAAAGAACGCACGCAGGACCGCTAG
- a CDS encoding sigma-70 family RNA polymerase sigma factor, with amino-acid sequence MNEEQLLSDIQEGKSGAFQRLVELYQNQVINICYRFVRDKTDAEDLAQETFIEVYFSINRFRQQSSLGTWIHRIAVSKSLDLLKQYSRLKRGGGSQGTVRLDARAVDIPAPSWTGPDRILEDKESLDILTQALNSLPKKQHVALILSTYDGMTYQEIADTLGTSLSAVESLIYRARENLKKKLRTYYERSVKKS; translated from the coding sequence ATGAACGAAGAGCAGTTGTTAAGTGACATTCAGGAAGGGAAATCAGGAGCTTTTCAGCGCCTGGTGGAGTTGTACCAAAACCAGGTGATTAATATCTGTTACAGGTTCGTACGGGATAAAACCGATGCCGAGGATCTCGCTCAAGAGACATTCATTGAAGTATACTTCTCAATCAATCGGTTTCGACAACAATCCAGTTTGGGCACCTGGATTCATCGGATAGCTGTCTCAAAATCACTGGATCTGCTCAAGCAATACAGCCGCCTGAAAAGAGGCGGCGGATCGCAGGGAACTGTCAGGTTGGATGCCAGGGCTGTCGATATCCCGGCGCCCTCATGGACCGGCCCCGACAGGATTTTGGAAGACAAGGAAAGTCTCGATATATTGACCCAAGCTCTGAATTCTCTTCCTAAAAAGCAGCATGTGGCATTGATCTTGAGTACATACGACGGAATGACATACCAGGAAATTGCAGACACTCTCGGAACTTCGCTGTCGGCGGTAGAATCTTTGATATACCGCGCTCGCGAGAACTTGAAGAAGAAACTTCGTACTTATTACGAGAGAAGTGTTAAAAAATCATGA
- a CDS encoding D-glucuronyl C5-epimerase family protein has product MTLNTNTLKIPAVVCLALLLLILSCHSDHKAKGRDDRPIEYPDSCVQFQFELVNLPWDSLPYTDAGLNLLPDTAGPRDSSGILLFEWHDTLYYHPVMMCHRALAYIDLFHDHGDSAFLTTARRYVDCLVTQGIHIDSALYFPYQFDYRVHGRDDALITKPFFSGMAQGQALSALCRLYSLTSDERYRQLADEVFQTMLRPRGEYTPWTVFYDTPGCFWIEEYVTEPIPSMTLNGFIFGIYGLYDYWQMTGNADADRLIQEAISTVRNYIPSYRRPGNPSFYGLTFHHYDANYHKLHIRQLRQLTRFTGDPFFESWADTLESDYRE; this is encoded by the coding sequence ATGACTCTCAACACCAACACACTGAAAATACCGGCAGTGGTGTGTCTGGCGCTGCTGTTGTTGATCTTATCATGTCATTCCGACCACAAAGCCAAAGGACGTGATGATCGACCGATAGAATATCCGGACTCGTGCGTACAGTTCCAATTCGAACTGGTTAATCTTCCCTGGGATTCTCTCCCTTACACGGACGCCGGATTGAATCTTCTCCCCGATACTGCGGGACCGCGCGATTCTTCGGGAATTCTCCTGTTCGAATGGCATGACACGCTCTATTACCACCCGGTTATGATGTGTCACCGAGCGCTGGCCTATATTGATTTGTTTCACGATCACGGAGATTCGGCATTCCTGACTACAGCTCGGCGGTATGTCGATTGTCTGGTGACACAGGGGATTCATATCGACAGCGCCCTGTATTTCCCGTATCAATTTGACTACCGCGTACACGGCCGCGACGACGCTTTAATAACGAAGCCGTTTTTCTCAGGTATGGCACAGGGGCAGGCGTTATCGGCGCTTTGTCGTTTATATTCATTAACCAGCGACGAGCGATATCGGCAGTTGGCCGATGAAGTGTTTCAGACCATGCTGCGTCCGCGTGGGGAGTACACTCCCTGGACGGTTTTTTACGATACGCCTGGTTGTTTTTGGATCGAGGAATACGTTACTGAACCGATTCCCAGCATGACCTTGAACGGTTTTATTTTTGGGATTTACGGGCTTTACGATTATTGGCAAATGACGGGTAATGCCGATGCCGACAGGCTTATTCAGGAAGCGATAAGTACTGTCCGAAACTATATCCCGTCTTATCGCCGACCGGGAAATCCGAGTTTCTACGGTTTGACCTTTCATCATTACGATGCCAACTACCATAAATTACATATCAGACAACTCCGGCAATTAACTCGTTTCACCGGAGATCCATTCTTTGAGAGCTGGGCCGACACACTGGAATCGGATTACCGGGAATAG